The Raphanus sativus cultivar WK10039 chromosome 2, ASM80110v3, whole genome shotgun sequence genome includes a region encoding these proteins:
- the LOC108842155 gene encoding LOW QUALITY PROTEIN: uncharacterized protein LOC108842155 (The sequence of the model RefSeq protein was modified relative to this genomic sequence to represent the inferred CDS: inserted 1 base in 1 codon), with amino-acid sequence MASSSFAILPLLNYNSTTNRSSSSSYSSPIGFWNLPRSKHRSAKHSNPRCPQVLVSFSLNQPADEESSDATLFQESNSIADYMRFKRRSDDDGNNNNNGSSELQTAIVSYKKRFPWILLNPFLQVDLVSTIHIADKEYFTALQKELEPYDSILYEMVTSKESLENRRNTIAAKRLKTSRRSRGFSILGFIQRQMARVLTLDFQLDCLDYEAKNWYHADLDFETFTLLQKEKGESFYSFARDMTIRSTKAMIQPALVTEGLDTWRSKLLWVSRVFPXPLVGLFLIGAFCADFENQTEDYPELEALSRLDFGAAMKVFLAKRLTSELTQGTSDIEEKSVIIGERNKAATEALKRAIEQGHKRVAILYGGGHMPDLGRRLREEFDLVPSEVRWVTAWSISNPRDMETASFPFLRTMADALRWPLNRYQTLALLIFSSVLAVDLCFWELFLDSTIDWGSQIAGELYKFVDNTKLM; translated from the exons ATGGCGTCCAGCTCCTTCGCCATCCTTCCTTTGCTTAACTATAACTCCACGACCAatagatcttcttcttcttcttactcaTCTCCGATTGGCTTCTGGAACCTCCCCAGATCGAAACACAGGTCCGCGAAACACTCAAATCCACGTTGTCCACAGGTTCTTGTCTCCTTCTCACTGAACCAACCGGCTGATGAAGAATCCTCCGACGCCACGCTCTTTCAAGAATCCAACTCAATCGCTGATTACATGCGGTTCAAGCGCCGCTCCGACGACGAcggcaacaacaacaacaacggcTCTAGCGAGTTGCAGACTGCGATCGTCAGCTACAAGAAACGTTTCCCTTGGATTCTTCTCAACCCTTTTCTTCAG GTAGATTTGGTCTCAACGATTCATATTGCAGATAAAGA GTACTTCACAGCTCTTCAAAAGGAGCTTGAACCCTATGATTCAATCTTGTATGAGATGGTGACTAGTAAAGAGTCCTTGGAAAACAGAAGAAACACAATTGCTGCCAAGAGGCTCAAGACTTCACGACGTTCTAGAGGCTTCAGTATCCTCGGCTTCATCCAGAGGCAGATGGCCAGGGTGCTAACTCTTGATTTTCAGCTTGACTGTCTTGATTACGAAGCTAAGAATTGGTACCATGCTGATCTCGACTTCGAGACATTCACCTTGCTTCAG AAGGAGAAAGGGGAGAGCTTCTACTCATTTGCAAGGGACATGACGATTAGATCAACGAAAGCAATGATACAGCCAGCTTTGGTAACCGAAGGTCTTGATACTTGGAGGTCAAAGCTTCTGTGGGTTTCACGGGTCTTCC TGCCTCTTGTGGGTCTTTTCCTTATTGGGGCGTTCTGTGCTGACTTCGAGAATCAGACTGAAGACTATCCAGAACTGGAAGCACTCTCACGGCTTGATTTTGGTGCTGCTATGAAGGTCTTCCTCGCTAAGAGATTGACATCCGA GCTAACGCAAGGGACATCAGATATAGAGGAGAAATCTGTGATCATTGGTGAGAGAAACAAAGCAGCGACAGAAGCTTTGAAAAGAGCAATAGAGCAAGGACACAAGAGAGTTGCGATTCTATACGGAGGAGGCCACATGCCTGACTTGGGAAGACGGCTTAGAGAAGAGTTTGATCTTGTTCCTTCTGAGGTGAGATGGGTAACAGCTTGGTCTATCAGTAACCCAAGGGACATGGAGACGGCTTCGTTTCCGTTTCTGAGGACAATGGCGGATGCTCTGCGTTGGCCGCTGAACCGGTACCAAACCCTGGCGTTGCTAATATTTTCATCGGTTCTTGCGGTGGATCTTTGCTTTTGGGAGCTGTTCTTGGATTCGACCATTGACTGGGGTTCACAGATAGCTGGAGAGCTGTACAAGTTTGTAGATAATACAAAACTTATGTAA
- the LOC108843465 gene encoding aspartate aminotransferase, cytoplasmic isozyme 1 yields the protein MESVFSNVVRAPEDPILGVTVAYNNDPSPAKLNLGVGAYRTEEGKPLVLDVVRRAEQQLVNDPSRVKEYIPIAGLADFNKLSAKLILGADSPAIQESRVATIQCLSGTGSLRVGAEFLKKHYHQSVIFIPKPTWGNHPKVFNLAGLSVEYYRYYDPATRGLDFHGLLEDLGAAPSGAIVLLHACAHNPTGVDPTSEQWEQIRQLVRSKSLLPFFDSAYQGFASGSLDTDAHSVRTFVADGGECLIAQSYAKNMGLYGERVGALSIVCKSADVASKVESQVKLVVRPMYSSPPIHGASIVATILKSSDMYNDWTIELKGMADRIISMRQQLFEALQAKGTPGDWSHIIKQIGMFTFTGLNKEQVAFMTKEYHIYMTSDGRISMAGLSSKTVPHLVEAIHAAVTRVA from the exons ATGGAGTCCGTCTTCTCAAACGTCGTTCGTGCTCCCGAGGATCCTATTCTCGGT GTGACTGTTGCTTACAACAATGATCCAAGCCCAGCTAAGCTCAATTTGGGTGTCGGTGCCTATCGTACTGAG GAAGGGAAGCCACTTGTTCTTGACGTGGTGCGAAGGGCAGAGCAACAGCTTGTCAACGATCC GTCTCGTGTCAAGGAATATATTCCTATTGCTGGACTTGCTGATTTTAACAAACTTAGCGCCAAGCTCATCTTAGGTGCTGATAG TCCTGCAATTCAAGAGAGTAGAGTTGCTACAATCCAGTGCTTGTCTGGTACTGGTTCTTTGAGAGTTGGTGCTGAGTTCCTCAAAAAACACTACCACCAG AGTGTCATTTTCATTCCGAAACCAACTTGGGGGAACCATCCCAAAGTTTTCAACCTTGCTGGCTTGTCTGTTGAGTACTACCGTTACTATGATCCTGCAACCCGTGGACTTGACTTCCATG gCTTGCTTGAGGATCTTGGCGCTGCACCATCTGGAGCGATTGTCTTACTTCATGCATGTGCTCACAATCCCACTGGAGTTGACCCTACCTCTGAACAGTGGGAACAGATTCGACAACTAGTGAGATCTAAAAGCTTGTTACCGTTTTTTGACAGTGCATATCAG GGTTTTGCTAGTGGTAGCCTTGACACGGATGCACATTCAGTCCGCACCTTTGTTGCTGATGGCGGTGAATGCTTGATAGCTCAAAGTTATGCCAAAAATATGGGACTTTATGGGGAGCGTGTTGGTGCCCTTAGCATT GTCTGCAAGTCGGCAGATGTGGCTAGTAAGGTTGAGAGCCAGGTGAAACTTGTTGTGCGACCCATGTATTCGAGTCCACCTATTCATGGAGCATCAATTGTTGCCACCATTCTGAAAAGCAG TGATATGTATAACGACTGGACCATCGAGCTGAAAGGAATGGCTGACCGCATTATTAGCATGCGCCAACAGCTATTTGAAGCTCTACAAGCTAAag GCACACCTGGTGATTGGAGTCACATTATAAAACAGATTGGGATGTTCACTTTTACTGGATTGAACAAGGAGCAAGTTGCCTTCATGACCAAAGAGTATCACATTTACATGACGTCTGACGG GAGAATAAGCATGGCAGGCCTCAGTTCGAAGACGGTGCCTCACCTGGTCGAAGCTATACATGCTGCAGTTACCCGCGTTGCCTAA